Within the Chiloscyllium punctatum isolate Juve2018m chromosome 9, sChiPun1.3, whole genome shotgun sequence genome, the region AAGTTTTACTTGGAAGTAAAATATGTTTAAGTTCTGGATTTATTACATTTTACACTTCAGTGTTACATTTGAAAAATTAACTTAAAATTCATACTGGAAATTGAGGTGCAGATAAGTCCAGTAACTTTTGCACTTGACTTCTTAACATGCACACATGAAATGCAATGTTTGTTACTCGGAACATAAACTGAAAATTATATTCATAGATAATAAAATTTCAGTTGAATATTTGCAAATATGTTGCAAAAGGATGGTCAAATTGTTTTATTCTTCAGCAGCTATTTATTACTTTTGCACTGACCCAAATACATTTTGCAGTCCTGTTGATAAAATACCATACCATCAACTGTTTTGAATCCATAATGCATCTTTAGACAATTCATTTAATAATGCCACAGACTGAGACTTACTCTTCCTACGTTATCTTTGGTTATACTGTGTGGAATGTAAAATTGAGAAGGTCCAGCTCCCTTTTCTCCTCTCATCCAAGCTATTTCTAAGTGTGCAACAGATAAGAGCAGCAGTTAATTAGTCATTCACTTCTAACAAAGAACACTCCAACCAGGCAGAAAAACTATATGATTGATTACAGCAGTAAACAGGCACCAGAAAAACATTAATGTACATTTTGTATGGATCTTATATATTAACCAGGTGGAAGCGATAGTGTATTATCCTTCAAGTATTAATTCAGAAACTCAGTTCACattctagggacccaggttcaaatcccataatggcaagtggtggaatttgaattcaacaaaacaaaactctggaattaagaatgCATTGATGACCATGAAATAGTTGTCGATTATCAGAAACAAAATACCCATCATCTTGCTcattaatgcccttcagggaaggaaataagCCATTCtcatggtctggcctacatgagactcTAAACCTACAGTAACGTGGTTGACTCAACTGTCCTTTGAAATGATAATATCAATTGCTACAACGTCTCAAGATAAAAATGCAAAGCCATCTCAGATCAGTACACACAGTTATTCATATTCattgaacatttttttttaaaaaagagttgcTTATGGATCCTAGTCTTTTCTTTGAAAATGCTTTGGTTTTATCAGAGTATTAATGCACAAAACTGCAACAAGGCTAATAACATGCAGACCTGTTGATAGGAGAGTTACATATTCCTGACTCTATACCAATTTTATCCTTCAATTAGCAGCAAAAGAACAATTCCCTTCTAATATTGGCCCCTCAGATGTTTCCTTTCCTGAAGACATGCACCAGACCTAGCTTGAGAACTATATAAAATATCAAAAACTGATTGTAGGACTTTTTTTGTTCACTtgcaggatatgggcatcacttaGCTGGGGTCGGacttattacctgtccctagttgcccttgagaaggtactggtgagttaccttcttgagcagctgcagtccatgtgctggaagTAGATTCATACTGCCATTTGAGAGGGAAACTGAGGATTTTGACCCGAGAACACTGAAGCAACAGTAATACGTTTCCAAgtcagcgtgggagagagagattgagcccatgTGGGGAAAGCCCATCGTGGAGTGACTGCAGGCCCATGGCTAACGAAGGACTGTAATTTGGAACTTTATTTCTTATTCACTACTTTATATTGAAAAGAACTGCAATGCTGAACTTttaatatttctttatttttcacctaagattttgtacctagagTCCTTATACCCATAAGGTGCCATAAATGGCAACATTGTCACCTTTTCACTGCACTCCCACATTCCTGTACTTGAATTtacgtgacaataaaacctaatatATAATAAAACCTAataaagtcaggatggtgagcagctTGTAGGGGAACTTGCAATGATAGCGTTCACATGTATCTGCTGAATGGAGGCCCACAAAGCCTCATGGATGTCCAGGATTGATTAGCTACATTTGTTCATAGtctctgtcccatttagcatggtgataggaCCAACAACATTCTTCAGGAATGGAAGTGCTTGTGCTGTAATATCCAGATATGAAGCTGCATACCTTACTGCAGCCAATTTTGAAATGAATAGTTCTGCATACATTTGTTTAAGTCCAGTTATTACAGTTTTGCTTAAAGAACTATTCTTCCACACAGACTATTGAGTTCAAGTATAATGACGGCTGTCTCATAAGCAACCTTTAAAATTTCAACTAAATTTaaaatggacagagtggggttctACTAATCTTAGGAGAATTCACTGGGGAAAAAGATATCACAAAACTGGAACATTCCTCTTCCATACAAGTCATAGGTCTAGAATTCAGATAATGCTACAGCCAGTGATGACCAAGCTTTTATTAAAGAGCTGCATTGCATATTTAATGGCACATGCCATAAAAAAGTCAGCCATATTGGTAAAGGCAGAAAGAGAGATGTCCAAGGTCTGTGTGTGAAACAAGCACTCAGAGAATTTGCACATGTAAAGAGCTTAATTTAAAGTTTCCTTTCAACATTGGGTTTTCCTGAATGCAACCTGTGGTAGCAAAAAAATGCTGAAGAAAACATGGTCTATATAGGTCCTAACAGAAAATACTGAAAAGGACCATTGGAGGCCACTATCAAAAACATAACTTTGAAAAAGGTACTGAAATGAGACAGCATGGGCAATAAGGCAAATGCAGCATGTGTTGGATACAGCTTAAATGTCCTCATTCAAAATGACCAATCTATCCCTCCCAAAAATGAACTGGACAAATCTTAGAACAGCTCACTTGCTTTGGGGACAATGTCGCAAGTTTTATTTAGTGCTTTAAGATAATAAAGGGATAAACTACAACAAATTAAGTCTCTTCCACAAATGCAATAGTAACTTCAAACCACAAAAGTAATGTTTAGAAAACAACATTCACTGAAGTTACAAATTTGAACAGTTACAATTACCTTGATTAGTGAGCTTGATTAGCCTGTTATTTAAGCCTCCATCGCCATCCACAATGTAAATTTCTTCTTGGTTAGAAACAAACACTTCTGCTGGTTGATCAAATTGTAATGGATTTAAGTCAGAGCCAGGTGTTCCAGGTGTCCCCAGaatttgaagaagttttcctgATTGAGTGTACTGCTTTACTGTGTGTCCATACTTTCCTAGAGCAAATGAAAAATCTGCTATTTTTCATTCCTTCCATTACCTCAGGATGACTTCCAAAGAATTTGAAAGAGAAACTGTTACCTTTAAAGGTAATTGTTACTTTATGACATATGTAGTAGTCTCTTTCTCTGAACACAATGCAATTCCATTGCAATATCAGTGAACTTTAACATTACACACATTTCTGAATTTGGGTCCTAACACAGATTGGAAACATACAGATCCAGAGTGAATCCCTCTGCGCAAACTTTCCAGCTCAAATTCATTTCACCGGATAGTAACTGCTAACAATTTCTTATCCACATCTTAATTTTTATGTCGGATACCTGCCAGCTTAACTTGTGCAATTTGTTATTTACCTAGCTTTAGGTAAGCAACAAGTTTGGATTGTTCAAAGTCTTTTCACACTAATGCCTAAACATGACCTTGGTCTTTTTGAGGAATATGATTTCAGGACCAAGCTGAAACCATGGTAATGTGAGGcaagcattttaaaatgtttttaaatACTGAAAAATGTGATCAATGTAGGTTTGTGGTTCCAATACATGTCAAAATAACAAGTACCAAAACTTCACTTACACACCTCCATTTAAAGCTATTAAGTTTTTTCACCACCTCTCATCTTGGTTTCAACAAAAACAAAAGGCAGATGTCACACTGTAGAATGCTTACAACTAATCTACTTCTCTCCCTCAAAATTAAAAATTTGGTCTTACATCAGGATACTTTTTAATCCTAATATAGCACAggaatatttaaaaaaaattcaaattctaTTTCTGATGACAAAGTAGTAATAATCTGATATCCTGATGTCGAATTCAACATGACTATTTGCAAAATTGAATGACTTATCCCAGAAAAATAAATTGCACCCCACACGATACTACGTCACAACATGTGCCTTTCCTCACACCCAGAATGAACAGAAAAGTTATTACAATCAAATTAAACCAGGTCAAAGCATTTTTAAACTTGATTTGTTCCCAAAATTAGAAGCTGTAAATTCTACTATACCATTTCCAACATCTGTCACCCACACAGATGACAAAGGTGCTGTGTTAGTTGCAAATATCCCATGTGGCATCTCAATTGTTGTAGTATTCCACTTTTGGAGGAAATATCCCTTCTCTGTAAACATCAGAATCTTTGGTATCGATTCTCCTCTCTGGAAGATTTCAGAAAACAGTCTTATTGTGAGAGAACTTAAACAATTCAGAACACATTTTGATATAATACATGAAATAGTTTGAACTGTCATGTATAGTTCTAAAGAAAAAAATCTTCAGATCGCTGTATATTATTTGGCAGTTGATATGAATGTCCAATAGTACCTGCATTAGTGAAGACATGCATAGAAAATTGTGAATGAAAAGGTTTCAGAATTACAGAGGCAAAGGTATAGTTTCATTTCCTGGTGATATGGATTATTTCAAAATAAGTCAAAGcacaggagaaaaaaaaatgatcAATCATACACATCCACATTTACCTTTCCAGTACAGATAGTTCCCATCATAGCATCTCAATATTTCCTTGATCAGCCCAACATTCACCCTTTCACTACTATGTTTGATAGATTTCTCCAAACTTTGTTTCTTTTCAATAACGaaaattttcaaaagttgatgcTCACTGATTTCCATGAAGAAACATACTTAAAAACATGGCATACTATTTTTTGTCAAGTTCATACAGTTTAGTAGTACAATATCTGTCTGCATTGTGTTATTTTTAAAGGAAGTATATCAACTACATGCATCCCACAGGGAGTGGTGACAGTGATCCTGACCGTTCTTGTTTATTTTTAGCAATTTAGTCACTGTTGGCTCAAGTGACCAAGTCACCTTTCCAGACAGAAAACACCAAAGCAGGAAAAACCAAGTAAAATGAGAGAGTATTAAACAATAATTGACACCACAGTATGTTCAAATGCAAATGTATGTCTCACCTGAGCCACATAGACAATATCTGCCACTGGGTCAACTGCAACACCAAATACTTGACCTGAGAAATATTCTGGAAAATTGGGCCAAGAGGTATCCAATTTGTAGAGGTTTTTCACAACTACTTTAGGTAATTCCAAGTAATAACCAACTGGCGCCTGATGGATGGAGACATAAAGACAATTTTAGACATGGCACTCAAATATCTGGTTCACTATCTGCCAAGTTTCATCAATTGGTTATGACACAATACCAAGGTAAGTCTAGAATCCAGGGAAGTAATTTAGTGAACTGAAAGCAACTACTTTTCCCATTAATATGGCTGATTGAAGGAAAGAGAAAGATCGCCTGTCAACATGCTATTTTTACAAATTTAACCCCTGGAAGTTAATCATTAGGGCACCGATTTACTTCATATCCGTTTAAAGTGTAATTTTGTGAAAGCACTGATGAAGAAGAGATAGATGACAGTCAATCTCTTCTGTATGTTTGTTAAAACTAGCTCTTCAAATAAATAGAATGTTAAAGGAAAGTGATAAGGATGACATATTCTAAGTTTGTGTTAATGATGCTTGAAATTATGTAGTTTGAAATTTGTCTTCTTTGACCAAAGGCCTTACATAACACAAAATTACTGAAGTTCCTCTGCTAATTTAGCAGGTTAAATGGCAAGGTGGGAGAAGTCAATTAGGGTCACAACTTGAAAGTGTAAAGTTGGAGGCTCATGACACAGTGccagtgtccctacccctggatCAAGAggccagggttcaaatcccacctgctccagacttatgcaataatatctctgaacaggttgattaggaaaaatagtttaaataaaagaaaataaaagaaaataaaatgcaAATTTGTAGCTGCTCGGACTCTGTTGATAGACAGCTCCTCAATTTGACAAAAGATGTGATTTTTTTAATCTAATAAATACAGCAAATTCTTTGCTTTAAAAGTACACTGACAGCTTcttgtgaatgtgttcagtaactGCTCACCataattgaaattttaaaaaacgtTGGGCCTAACAATCGCAATTTCACTGccagatctgacttgtccagtagtgACAATCAGCTGACATTATAACGCCACATTGACACTGACCAAATTATCTTTATAGTTGGGAAAATGAACAAATCTTTACAGCAGGACAGTCAGAATCTGTGGAATGCGAAAGTTAACTTATCAGGTCAATAACCTTCCATCTGCGCTTGAAAGCTAAAGGAGTAAAGGTTTTTAagcaagtgagagagaaagattttgttgggggtggggaaggaaggaggagatgAGGCTAAGGGaagaacaaaacaaaaagaaTAAAGTAGTTGAGATTAATGACAAAACGTATTATGGTGCAACAGCAAGGGAATAGTTATGGGACAAGTAGAGAAATAATGGACACGTCCAGAGGAGGTACGAATGGCGGAAGGATGAACTGTTGCCATCTGAAAGCaagaaagagggggaaaaaatGCATTAAACCAGGAAATAAAAATCAAACAAAATGAAAATACAGCCTATGGGTGCGAAATTGTTCAGTCTTTTAAGACTGTAAAATGTTTAATCAAAAAAAGTGCACTTGCTTGAGTTTACATTTATATTC harbors:
- the LOC140481257 gene encoding NHL repeat-containing protein 3-like, with amino-acid sequence MFRANWMFVSVKQTKPLVVFIMIVSLLSLWIFLPTRFTNSAPVGYYLELPKVVVKNLYKLDTSWPNFPEYFSGQVFGVAVDPVADIVYVAQRGESIPKILMFTEKGYFLQKWNTTTIEMPHGIFATNTAPLSSVWVTDVGNGKYGHTVKQYTQSGKLLQILGTPGTPGSDLNPLQFDQPAEVFVSNQEEIYIVDGDGGLNNRLIKLTNQEIAWMRGEKGAGPSQFYIPHSITKDNVGRIWVADRGNKRLQVFDAASGEWLGSWSSCFIDDAPYSVRLTSDGKYFVVAQLNVNRILFLLVPSIGDIGPCLIEDTIQLADDVKPHLVDVSRKTGAIYVAEIGARQAQKFIPTNKK